The following coding sequences lie in one Cannabis sativa cultivar Pink pepper isolate KNU-18-1 chromosome 5, ASM2916894v1, whole genome shotgun sequence genomic window:
- the LOC133038126 gene encoding uncharacterized protein LOC133038126 translates to MEPLYERFRKQAPPVFLGGPDVLKAEQWLTVVERILNFMGVAGNDRVACATFQFQEDALIWWEMVSLTRDVTRMTWEEFRELFNAKYYNEAVRSAKRKEFIELVQGESMSVTEYTTKFDRLAKLASGIVPTDFSKKEKYLAGLNAKIRHDLVITTSDTTTYAEMVDKALRAEGAVKFLQETRESFGVGGVTTLPMSGPEKESGGSTFEQKKRTFPSSGSSGQGKRKDCPQLKKEEPKPEVKPVSAPARVFAITQADAAASPSVVAVC, encoded by the exons atggagcctttgtatgaaaggttcagAAAGCAAGCGCCTCCagtatttctgggaggccctgatgttctTAAAGCTGAGCAGTGGTTGACTGTTGTTGAGAGAATactgaactttatgggagtgGCTGGAAATGATAGGGTGGCATGTGCCACGTTCCAAtttcaggaggatgccctgattTGGTGGGAAATGGTATCCCTCACCAGGGATGTGACcagaatgacctgggaagagttcCGAGAATTGTTCAAcgccaaatattacaatgaggcggtccgcagtgcaaagcggaaggaaTTTATTGAGTTGGTACAAGGTGAGAGTATGTCAGTGACCGAGTATACCACCAAGTTTGACCGCTTGGCCAAGTTGGCCTCCGGAATTGTACCAacagatttcagcaagaaagaaaagtatttggcTGGACTGAATGCCAAAATCAGACATGACTTGGTTattacaacaagtgataccacaACCTATGCAGAAATGGTTGATAAGGCTCTTCGAGCCGAAGGGGCAGTAAAATTTTTACAAGAAACCCGAGAGTCTTTTGGTGTTGGTGGGGTTACTACTCTCCCTATGTCGGGTCCTGAGAAAGAGAGTGGGGGTTCTACCTTTGAACAGAAGAAAAGAACTTTTCCATCTTCGGGAAGTTCAGGGCAAGGAAAAAG GAAAGACTGCCCTCAgttgaagaaagaggaaccGAAGCCCGAGGTCAAACCTGTATCTGCTCCTGCTCGTGTTTTTgctataactcaggcagatgctgcTGCCAGTCCTTCAGTGGTTGCAG TTTGTTAG